A section of the Glandiceps talaboti unplaced genomic scaffold, keGlaTala1.1 scaffold_46, whole genome shotgun sequence genome encodes:
- the LOC144453294 gene encoding uncharacterized protein LOC144453294, which produces MESENNRMNLNVRICYSNETLLALRSPGEISRKLSHTLKEIGILKHYRGKRAGVKQRCRPWDINNGLRFANLRYPKITKCHHKKMPKSITLGLVNVRSIKNKCQIFQDYLVQNSIDICVITETWLRVKDSATRSACLPPAYNINDFPRQNRTGGGVGVVYREDLFEVRRVKAGEESSFEYTQWVAKHKDIKVNLVSIYRPPYSAVHPISVNIFLQELENYLDKILDSSEPVIICGDLNIHVNNVNDHSANKFNDICQSRNLTQHVSVPTHTSGNTLDLIITRDDNRLSITPPVSGHYISDHCFVITHLSNINRHIEENTVTFRQYKKINKEAFRNDILNSSLCDHALLNNSENTALTDGFRSRIVDTHLNKFTPLKPDEIKKYIIKSPTKQCQSDPIPTWLLKEYVNILLPIITCMTNRSLQIGTFPAVWKEATVIPLIKKTGGGTELSNYRPVSNLPFISKLVERVVADQLTKHMQINAPLPIHQSAYRQHHSTETVLGKVVSDILECMGRKEVALLVLLDLSAAFDTVDHNILIDIMQKEFGIQNVALDWLSSYLVNRSQRVLISGSTSESVQMKFGVPQGSCLGPVLFTAYSSTLFHVINKHMITSHGYADDTQLVKMFKPRISDQTEVTMCIERCIRDIQSWMTTHRLKLNDSKTEVMILGTPQQLAKTTIEHIAVGNDQIQVVDHVRNLGGWLDSNLSMDRHVNQICKKVNHNLHNIHQIRKYLNQSATETLVHSLITSHLDYANTIMFGMSQYLFDRLQRVQNNAARVVKGLRKYDSISKTLIELHWLPVKARVDFKVILTVFKALNNAAPVYIRDMFVRPDKPRYNLRKNSVRNLVIPRSYNKINDRALAIAGPRLWNSIPDDLKDLSELEHFKRKLKTHLFKMYHEL; this is translated from the coding sequence ATGGAGAGTGAGAACAATAGAATGAACTTGAACGTCagaatttgttattcaaatgagACATTGTTGGCACTCAGATCACCTGGTGAAATTTCAAGAAAATTATCACATACATTAAAGGAGATTGGAATCTTGAAACATTACAGAGGAAAGCGCGCTGGGGTGAAACAACGTTGCAGACCATGGGATATAAACAATGGATTACGATTTGCAAACCTACGGTACCCCAAAATTACGAAGTGTCACCATAAGAAGATGCCAAAGTCCATAACACTTGGACTAGTAAATGTCCGTtccattaaaaataaatgtcaaatttttcaGGATTATCTTGTCCAGAACAGTATTGACATTTGCGTTATCACTGAGACTTGGTTGAGGGTAAAAGATTCAGCAACACGGTCAGCTTGTCTCCCCCCTGCATATAACATCAACGATTTTCCCAGGCAAAATAGAACCGGGGGTGGTGTCGGAGTGGTTTATCGGGAAGACTTGTTCGAAGTAAGAAGAGTAAAAGCGGGAGAAGAAAGTTCGTTTGAATACACACAATGGGTGGCCAAGCATAAAGATATTAAAGTCAACTTGGTGTCAATCTACCGACCTCCATATTCTGCAGTACATCCGATCAGTGTGAATATCTTTCTACAAGAACTCGAAAATTATTTGGACAAGATTCTAGACTCCAGTGAACCTGTCATAATATGTGGCGATTTAAATATCCATGTTAACAACGTCAACGACCACTCAGCAAATAAATTCAATGACATATGTCAGTCAAGAAACCTGACACAGCATGTATCTGTTCCAACGCATACATCAGGCAATACCCTAGACCTTATTATTACACGGGATGATAACAGACTATCCATCACCCCACCTGTTAGCGGACACTACATCTCAGATCACTGTTTTGTAATCACACATCTGTCCAACATTAACCGGCATATTGAAGAAAATACTGTTACCTTCCGACAatacaagaaaataaacaaagagGCATTCAGAAATGATATACTTAATTCATCACTATGCGATCATGCTTTGCTGAATAACAGCGAAAATACTGCCCTGACGGATGGGTTCAGATCACGGATAGTCGACACCCACTTGAATAAATTCACACCTCTGAAGCCagatgaaataaagaaatacataattaaATCGCCGACAAAGCAGTGCCAAAGTGATCCCATTCCCACTTGGTTACTTAAAGAATACGTTAACATTCTACTACCTATTATCACCTGTATGACAAACCGTTCTCTTCAGATTGGCACTTTTCCAGCTGTGTGGAAAGAAGCTACAGTAATACCACTGATTAAAAAAACAGGTGGTGGTACTGAGCTATCCAATTACAGACCAGTCAGCAACCTCCCATTCATATCGAAACTAGTAGAACGCGTTGTCGCCGACCAACTTACCAAGCATATGCAGATTAATGCACCGTTACCAATACACCAATCGGCATACAGACAACACCACAGTACAGAGACTGTTCTTGGTAAAGTTGTATCCGACATACTAGAGTGCATGGGTCGAAAAGAAGTCGCACTATTAGTTCTCCTCGATTTGAGTGCTGCCTTTGACACAGTGGACCATAATATACTCATTGACATTATGCAAAAAGAATTTGGTATCCAAAATGTCGCTCTCGATTGGCTATCTTCGTATCTTGTCAACAGATCACAACGAGTCTTGATATCTGGCAGTACATCTGAGAGTGTTCAAATGAAGTTCGGAGTCCCACAAGGGTCTTGTCTCGGTCCAGTTCTTTTCACAGCCTATTCCAGTACACTATTTCACGTCATTAACAAACATATGATAACTTCTCATGGTTACGCAGATGACACACAACTCGTAAAGATGTTCAAGCCCCGGATAAGTGATCAAACCGAGGTCACAATGTGTATAGAGAGGTGTATACGGGATATTCAGTCCTGGATGACAACACATCGACTCAAGTTAAACGATAGCAAAACAGAAGTCATGATCTTAGGAACACCTCAACAATTAGCAAAGACTACAATTGAACATATTGCAGTCGGAAATGATCAAATACAAGTAGTAGACCATGTACGTAATTTGGGTGGATGGCTAGACTCTAATCTATCAATGGATCGCCATGTCAATCAAATCTGCAAGAAAGTGAACCACAACTTACACAATATTCATCAGATCCggaaatatttaaatcaaagcGCAACTGAAACATTAGTTCATTCTCTAATTACTTCACATCTAGATTATGCGAATACCATAATGTTTGGAATGTCGCAATACTTGTTTGATAGGTTGCAACGAGTTCAGAATAATGCGGCACGTGTGGTTAAAGGGTTAAGAAAGTACGACAGTATCTCCAAAACTCTCATTGAGTTACACTGGCTTCCTGTAAAGGCAAGAGTTGATTTCAAAGTTATCCTCACAGTTTTTAAAGCTCTAAATAACGCAGCACCTGTTTATATTCGTGACATGTTTGTCCGCCCTGATAAGCCTCGTTATAATTTACGCAAAAACTCCGTTAGAAATCTTGTAATTCCCCGTTCTTATAACAAGATTAATGATCGTGCCCTGGCCATTGCAGGACCTAGACTATGGAATTCCATTCCTGATGATCTCAAAGACCTTTCAGAACTTGAACATTTTAAACGAAAACTTAAAACACACCTCtttaaaatgtatcatgaattgtga